The Elusimicrobiota bacterium sequence CGTCTTGGTGAAAAACAGAACCCTTTTTACGTCCGGGTATCTCCCTTTTTCCAAAAAAGATAATTTCCGAATCGAAGGAGATGACTTATCTCTGATCGGCACCAGCGAACAGGCGCTGGTTGGAATGCACCAGGACGAGATCCTTTCGTCACTGCCTATCCTCTATCTGGGGGATTCCATGTGTTTCCGGACGGAGGCCGGAAATTACGGCCGCGACACGAAGGGGATCATCCGGGTCCACCAGTTCTTTAAGCTGGAGCAGTTCGTTTTTTGCCATCCCGACGAATCGGAGAAGTGGCATCTCCAGTGTTTGTCCAACGAGGAAAAGCTCATGCAGGAGTTGGGCATCCCTTATCGCGTGGTTCTGATGAATTCCGATGATATGGCGGCCCCCGGGGCTCTCAAATACGACACCGAGGCTTGGCTCCCTTCTCAGAATCGTTATCTCGAGATGACATCCAACACAAATATTCGGGATTATCAGTGTCGTCGAGGTCAAATTCGCTTCAAAATCGATGGGAAAAAAGGGTTCCCGCACACGATATCCGCCACGGGCTTTTGTGATCGGCTCATCGTTTCCTTGCTTGAAATATATCAGCAGTCCGATGGCACCATACAGATTCCAGAAAAATTAAGACCCTTTATGAACGGACTGGACCGCATTGCTTGACGTTATTCAGTCCCATCGCGATTAAACTGAAATGATCTACCCTCCTCGACCGGAGCCTCACACGGTGGAAATCGAAGCCACCAACCGGCGCAGGGGAGTGACGTTTTCTTTTGGCGATGGCCTTTTCCTCCTGAACAAAAAACCATTATTTGTCCTATCCGGCGAAGTTCATTATTTCCGGTTGCCCAGGTCCCTCTGGGGGGAACACCTCCGCAAACTCAAAGAGGCGAACCTCAATACGGTTTCCACCTATATTCCTTGGGATTGGCATGAGCCCCGGGAGGGAGTATTCGATTTCACCGGAAAAACCCACCCCCAACGAGACCTTCACCATTTCATCCAACTGGTCAGGGAGCATGGCCTCCACCTAATCCCCAAGCCCGGACCCTATATCATCGCCGAATATCGTGGTTGGGGGATCCCGCTTTGGACGCGGGGAAAATACCCCGACATTTTCGCGCGGGACGCCTCCGGAAGAGGGCTGGGTGAAAGCACCGTGACTCTCCTTCATCCGCAGTTCCTGAACCTGGTGGAAAGATGGTACCGCGAGGTCCTCCCGGTTCTCCGGAAGAACCAAGTTCGGCGGGGCGGCCCGATCCTCCTGGTTCAATTATGCAATGAATCCGGGGTTATTCAATGGCTCAACAAGGAATGCGATATGAGCCCCGTGGTTCAGAATTTGTATAGGGCCTTCCTCCTGAAGAAATATAAGAAAATCCATGCGCTGAACGAGGTCCATGGTTCCGATCATAAAGGTTTCGGGAGCCTCACCCCTCCCGACCCGCTTCCCGTGGCGTCTCCCGCCCTGCTGGCCGCCCAATGGGATTGGCATGAATTCTGGCGGTCCTATTACGCCCGATATTTGAAGCATCTGCGCGGCCGGATGGTCTCCGGAGGCCTCCGGATTCCATTTTTCCATAACGTACCAGGTTGGATCTCGGGCCGGGCTCTTGAGTATCCGGTCAATCAAACCATGTATAAAAACGTGGTGTCTCGGTGCCCGAACACTCTCTTGGCCGTGGACCATATTCCGGAATTCCTGTCTTCGCGTAACGCCCACGATGGGCCGGCCGTCCAGAAGATCAACCGCATTTTTCAGAAGCGCAACGCCCCCCTTTTCGTCGCTGAAATGCAGGCGGGCACTCGGGACCATGGCATTCCTCCCTCTCACCGGGAGCTCGAGACCTTCTATCGTTTGTGTCTCATGGACGGCGCGGCTGGGATTAATTTCTACATGTTCTCCTCCGGCGACAACCCGCCCGGCAAAGGCGAATCGGGCCGTGAGTTCTATTGGAATACGCCTTTGGATTCGCGGGCCCGGGAAGGCCCGTCGTATCCAGGCTTCAAAAGGTTGGGCCGTCTCATCAACGCTTTCGGCCCGGCGATCCTGAAGGCCAAGGTCCGCGCTAAAGTCGCCATCGGTTTTTATCCGCCCTATTACCAAACGGAAGTGATGCCACCGGTTCCTTGTCTTCCCTATGATCTTAAAGCCATGAGGGACACCATCGTTTTCGAGGGACTTATCAAAACGTTAGCAAAGGAGAACCTCGATTACGACGTGTTGGACGTCCGCCGTTCCTCGGTGCGGGATTGGATGGCTTATGATCAAATATGGATCCCCACGTTGGACTTCATGGACAAGAAAGCCCAAGCGAATATCTTGAAATACATCCGCGGCGGCGGCCATGCGTTCCTGTTTCCCCGCCTGCCGGACCGCGATTCGGAGTGGAAGAGAGGTCGCCTGCTCCAGGACGCTCTTCAGATCCGGCCGACGGGGCTCCATCTCGCTCCCCAATCTCAGGTCCATATGGGGGAAGTCAGGGATATCCCCTGTCTAAACCCGATGCAGACATACACAGCCCCTCGCTCCCGGGTGGTCGCTCGAACATCGGATGGAAGGCCCTGCGGGTTATCCGTTCGTTGCGGCCGCGGCCAGGCCACGGTCCTGGGGACCGCTTTTGCCTATACCACTCCCGACCATCTTCGCGCCGTGCGGTCCATCCTGAAAAAAGACGACATTACCCCGGAGGCTTACAGCGACAACGAATACATCACCGTTCGGCAACGGCATGGAAACGGCGCGGGATTCCTGCTCGTGGCGAATATTCACAACGACGAACAGAGGGGAACGATCTACTACAGGGACCCGATCACGAGGAAAACGCGAAAACTGGCGCGGGGACTTCACCTGCCGCCGATGCATTCTTTCATCACTCCCTTGAATTACCGTTTCGGGCCGGTCCTTCTCATCCACGGGACGTCCGAGATCGTGGGATATGAGATCGGCCCATCCCGTGTCGTTCTGGCCATCGGCGGAAATCCGGGGGGCCGCGGTGAAGTGCTTCTATCGTCTCGACGCCCTCTCACCAAAGTAACTTTTGAAGGATTGGACATCCCCTTGCGACGCCATAAGGACGGGACGTTTTCGCTGGAATTCATGTTTGACCAACAAGGGGAAGGTCTTTCATCCCTGGCACTGCATTTCCCAAACAAGGTGATTGCCTGAAGCTTTTGGGCCGACTCGAAGGGGGACGGAATATTCTCCCCTGGCCATCATTCCATTTTAGGGATACTACCTCCTGATGAAGAACCCAGAGGCATTCCGCTGGTGGGAAGCGGAATGAATGCGTCGTCAACCGGTGGACTTCCGTTCAAATCTGCGCCTGGCGAATTCAAGGGGCGCTGAAAAATTTATAACTTAGCAAGGCGGAAAGGGGATGTTGTGCCAGCCTATGTGAGATCACCTTGAAGATCCGTCCCGTTTTGATAGGTTGGTCGTCGCCGGTGACGCCGTTGACGGGGGACGCGTTCGTTCGAAAAACCGCACAGCTGGTAACAAGGGGCAACATCACCCGCATTACGCGGCCAGGCCAACCGGCCCATCCCACTCCTTATGACCCCGAAAACCAGGTGAGCGACTACACTTCGCCAGACCTGGGCGCAGGCCTCACCGCCAAACTTATGCCAACGACCTGGATGGCCACCCCACATTGATCACCCGCCCGGACGGCCAAACGACAACTTTCGATGACAACGCCGGCCACCGAAACGACATTTCCGCTCGCGCTTTCAAAGTTTGGAAAAGAACCGGGTCGCCGAAATTCGGTAAGCATTTTTCCCTGCCAGGGAGGCCACTCCCTCCTGCCGGCAGACCTGAACAAATGGAATTCCGCCCAACTGGGCCTGGGTTCCCAAGTGATGGGGCGCCACAGGACCATCCGATCGTTTACTCTCGATCAATAGCCAGGGTTTGTTTTGCCTGAGGATGAGAAAGTCTGTTTCCTGCCGATCCTTTGTTCTGACGAAGTGTAAGCGGAAAGGGATTCCGGTTCCCTCTTCCCAAGACCGCGTCAAAGAAAGGAGTTCGCACGCCATCCAGTTCTCAAAACGAAGACCGGGGTCGCGCACCCGTGTCCAATCAAAAAGGTAAACCTTTGGAGCTTTCAGCAGAGATCGTTTTATGTTTTTCGAATAAGGCGGGAGGCGAAAGAGGAGATAAAAATCTTCCATCCGACGCAAATGGTTTTTTATTGTCATTGGGCTGAGCTCGATGTGTCCCGCCAGGGAAGCCACCGAAATAGGACTCCCCACCATTTCAGGGAGAAGCTGATACAGGTCGATCAGATATTCCCGATCGATGATTCGGGTGAGGGCCCCAATGTCTTCTCGCACCACCCGGTCAAGATAATCCTGGGACCAACGGGACATAAAGCGGGGGGACCCATGCAAAAAGGGTTCCGGAAAACCGCTGAAATCAAGTAGTTTCTCCAACCCTTCCGCAGGGCTTGGTGAAGCGGCCATCCGTAATTCCATAAACAGCGTTGAATTTTCCGGAGGGGGGTGGATTTTTGATATTCCCTCTAACTCTCCGATCGAAAGGGGGAAAAGGTGAAAAGTGAAATACCTTCCCGCCAAACTGTCGCCCGCCCGCTTAAACATTTCAAACTTCGCCGATCCCGTGATGATGAAGCGATACTGTTCCTGAGTGGAGTCAAAAATCGCCTTAAGAACATTTTTCCACTTGGGATACTTGTGAATTTCGTCAAAACACACCCAGTGGGGATGAGCGCGAGGGGGGGCATCTTTCGGTAAAAAAAAGCTCGTTTTTCTTGTATCGTTCTCGCACGTCTCTGCGGTCCCAGAGATAGTAAAGACCGGGACTCTTATCCTGTTCCAGCTTTTGACGGGCCAGGGTTTTCTTGCCGCATTGGCGGGGGCCCGTGATAAACCTCATCTGGCGCCCCCACTCTTGATCGAAAACGACGGATCCCATCCGGCGGTTCAGCATAATCCCATCCTACACTATTTGGAATCAAAAGTCGACTAAAACACATGAATATGCGTTTTAGTCAGACTAAAATAAATGATCATATTTTTTGGTCGAATTTGAAAATGAGATTTTGACAACTCCTTCAGTTGATTTTTGGGGGTCTGTCCGACTTTCATCCTCCCCAAGAATACCGGCCTCAGTGAAAGCGGATTGTCAGGCCAAAAAGTAATTCCGGTTTTGGGTGAGGTGAGCCCATTTCGATTTTTTTGAAATTGGTCTTAACCAAGGGGCGGGCGCCCCGCGGTCATGGCTCCCCTGGCCAACATCCAATTTTAGGGATACACTGCTTTTGTCGTGAAGAACCCGGAGGTGTCTAGTCGATGGAAGGCGGAATAGATTCGTTGATCCATGATCTCTGAGCACTACCCGATTTCTTTTGCCGCCACCGTCGCCTGCGCCGCGGTGGGATTCGACGCGATCAACCGCTCGAAAGGCGTCTCAAATTGAGACGACAGCGAGGAATGTTTTCCAACAAGGAAAGAATTGGGGGAGAACGGATATTCTATGGACAAAAAAAAGCTTTTCATCCAAAATCTCACCTGAAGAACAAATGTTGTTAATCTGGGGTCAAAGGTGGGTCAAATGAGCCAACCGATCATTTGGGCTGTGGAAGACAGTGTGGAAATGCAAAAGACGTTGCGGGACATTTTCACACGGCTGGGTTGTGCCGTTTCTGTTTTCGGCAAGGCGGAGAATGCTTTGGCGAACCTCAAGGCGGGAGCCCGGCCGGACGTCATGATCCTGGACTTTCGACTTCCGGGCATGAGCGGCCCTCAACTCTTCCGAATCATGGGGATGGACGACACCTTCAAGACCATTCCGGTGGTCCCCTTTACGTCCCACTGGGAAGAGAACTCCCCGTCCCCCATGGCGGTGGAATGGGACACCCTGGCCCTCGCTTTAGCCAAAGGCGAGAAATCCGATATCGACGTCGTCAAGAAGCTGGAAGGAGACGATTTCACGATCCCCGAGCGCTTGATCCTCTCCGTGGCCAACATTTTGAAAAGCTCCCCCAAGGGCCTGCCGAAGGTATATGAAGAGGCCGTCCTCGAACTGGTCCATCGCGTCATGGCCCACCTGAAAGACGCGGGTCTCTGAGGGCGCGGGAGGTCCTTCCGGAGTGGCGAGGCCGGGGCAATGGGATTTATTGAAAGCCGCCATGGGTAAGGACGAACCGCAGATTTCATAGCTGATAAAGTCGAAGGGGTGTTAGGACTCCCCATCGAACGAGGTGACTGTCGTTTCGGGGTCTTGACGTTATTACTCTTAAGTAATATACTGGAAGCGGGGGCGAGGGTGTCTGGGGAGCGCGGATGAGATACAAAGCCATTTATTACACAACGGGACGGGGGGAGAACCCCGTCGCGGAATTTGTGGACGGCTTGGATCCTTTGACCCAGGCGAAGTTTTTCGCCTATGTGGGTTTACTGGAAGAGTATGGGCCGAACTTGAAGAGGCCCTATGCGGATGTGGTGCGTGGGAAGATTCGAGAATTGCGGCCGCGCCAGGCGCGGGTTTTTTATTTTTTCGCCGTGGGCGAGCGGATTGTTTTCGTGCACGGGGTTGTGAAGAAGCGAGACGCCCTGGATTCCGGCGCCATTGACATGGCGCAGGCGCGAATGTTGGATTGGTTGAAACGGTAAGGAGGAGGGGAGAAATGATCAGGCACAAAGAAATGGGCGCGTCCGTGCAAACACATTTCAAGAAAAAAATGATGGATCCAAAATTTCGGCGGCTCTACCAGGCGGAGGAAAAGAAAGTCCGGCTGGGGTATGTGATTCATCGGCTCAGAACGGAAGCGGGGTTGACCCAGGCGGCCTTGGCCCAGCGCGTCGGGGTGACCCAAGGCTATATCGCTCGCTTGGAAACGGCAGATGAAGAGAATTATGAGATGAACACGCTTAAAAAAATTGCCGCCGCGCTCCACCGGGTGGTGGTAATCGGGTTTGCGGAGGAGCCGAGAAGGCATTCGGCCACCGTTTCGCGGAGGGCCAATCCCTTGGTGACGGTTTAATTCGTCGATTGCTCGCCAAGCAGGAACCCGAAAGAGGAGCGGTATTCTTGGCCGCTAATTCAGTGACAAAAGGCCGTGTTATGCGCCGAGCTATTTCGTCTATCTCTTGGCTCGATCCTGTGGTGAAACAGAGTCTTTCCTTGGCCCTGAGCGTTAGCCTCGGGTTTATCCATGCTGCCCCCGCCTTTGCCCAGAACGAAGACCGGTATGCTTACACGCCAAGCAGGGCCCAGGACTTTCAAGAACAATACAAACCCCGCCGAACTTTTCATTGACCTCCCAACTGGATCGGCAAATCCAGATCCAGAACACGGCGTTGCAGTTTCGCTTTGGCCAGAGGATCGAAACCAAAACCCCCACATTCACGCTCAGCCCCAGCCAAACCCCGACTCTTCCCCAACCAAAGTTTCAATTCGGGACGGCACCACCCAAACTGCTTGCATCCTTTAAAGCCGACATCCCGAAACCCCTGGCCCTAAGCCGCGCTGAGCCCAAAGGCCTTTTGGGAGCCGTCGTTAACGCCCTTAAGCCCGTCGTCAACGCCATCAAAACAACGTTCCAAGCCATTGGCACGGCCGTCGGAAAGGTGGTCCAGTTCTTCGCCGTTGATAAAGCCAAAATCACCTACCAGGTCCAGCGGGACCTGGTGTTAAAAGAGAACCCCAACATCCGCGAGGTGTCCCGGGGCACCTTCCAAGTCCCCCCGGGCCAAACGGCCCAACAGGGGGGCCGAACCTGGGAATCGGGAACCACATTTGAAATGAATTCCAACGGCCGGATA is a genomic window containing:
- a CDS encoding type II toxin-antitoxin system RelE/ParE family toxin, whose translation is MRYKAIYYTTGRGENPVAEFVDGLDPLTQAKFFAYVGLLEEYGPNLKRPYADVVRGKIRELRPRQARVFYFFAVGERIVFVHGVVKKRDALDSGAIDMAQARMLDWLKR
- the serS gene encoding serine--tRNA ligase; this translates as MLDINFIENNIDAVKENCRRRRCPVDVEALLALEKERVALMVKHDAVRACLNEMARSFKDVPASEEDRRKVRELKDEIAGLPDAIEQLQRKRDEHLALIPNMLDPRAPVGGDEAAVVLREVGEKPRFSFTPLSHDELGEKLNIIDIKRGVSVARARFYVLKNEAVLLRMALVRMFLSLVEGQGWELVSPPVLVKNRTLFTSGYLPFSKKDNFRIEGDDLSLIGTSEQALVGMHQDEILSSLPILYLGDSMCFRTEAGNYGRDTKGIIRVHQFFKLEQFVFCHPDESEKWHLQCLSNEEKLMQELGIPYRVVLMNSDDMAAPGALKYDTEAWLPSQNRYLEMTSNTNIRDYQCRRGQIRFKIDGKKGFPHTISATGFCDRLIVSLLEIYQQSDGTIQIPEKLRPFMNGLDRIA
- a CDS encoding beta-galactosidase, with the translated sequence MIYPPRPEPHTVEIEATNRRRGVTFSFGDGLFLLNKKPLFVLSGEVHYFRLPRSLWGEHLRKLKEANLNTVSTYIPWDWHEPREGVFDFTGKTHPQRDLHHFIQLVREHGLHLIPKPGPYIIAEYRGWGIPLWTRGKYPDIFARDASGRGLGESTVTLLHPQFLNLVERWYREVLPVLRKNQVRRGGPILLVQLCNESGVIQWLNKECDMSPVVQNLYRAFLLKKYKKIHALNEVHGSDHKGFGSLTPPDPLPVASPALLAAQWDWHEFWRSYYARYLKHLRGRMVSGGLRIPFFHNVPGWISGRALEYPVNQTMYKNVVSRCPNTLLAVDHIPEFLSSRNAHDGPAVQKINRIFQKRNAPLFVAEMQAGTRDHGIPPSHRELETFYRLCLMDGAAGINFYMFSSGDNPPGKGESGREFYWNTPLDSRAREGPSYPGFKRLGRLINAFGPAILKAKVRAKVAIGFYPPYYQTEVMPPVPCLPYDLKAMRDTIVFEGLIKTLAKENLDYDVLDVRRSSVRDWMAYDQIWIPTLDFMDKKAQANILKYIRGGGHAFLFPRLPDRDSEWKRGRLLQDALQIRPTGLHLAPQSQVHMGEVRDIPCLNPMQTYTAPRSRVVARTSDGRPCGLSVRCGRGQATVLGTAFAYTTPDHLRAVRSILKKDDITPEAYSDNEYITVRQRHGNGAGFLLVANIHNDEQRGTIYYRDPITRKTRKLARGLHLPPMHSFITPLNYRFGPVLLIHGTSEIVGYEIGPSRVVLAIGGNPGGRGEVLLSSRRPLTKVTFEGLDIPLRRHKDGTFSLEFMFDQQGEGLSSLALHFPNKVIA
- a CDS encoding response regulator; this translates as MSQPIIWAVEDSVEMQKTLRDIFTRLGCAVSVFGKAENALANLKAGARPDVMILDFRLPGMSGPQLFRIMGMDDTFKTIPVVPFTSHWEENSPSPMAVEWDTLALALAKGEKSDIDVVKKLEGDDFTIPERLILSVANILKSSPKGLPKVYEEAVLELVHRVMAHLKDAGL
- a CDS encoding helix-turn-helix transcriptional regulator, which codes for MIRHKEMGASVQTHFKKKMMDPKFRRLYQAEEKKVRLGYVIHRLRTEAGLTQAALAQRVGVTQGYIARLETADEENYEMNTLKKIAAALHRVVVIGFAEEPRRHSATVSRRANPLVTV
- a CDS encoding ATP-binding protein: MCFDEIHKYPKWKNVLKAIFDSTQEQYRFIITGSAKFEMFKRAGDSLAGRYFTFHLFPLSIGELEGISKIHPPPENSTLFMELRMAASPSPAEGLEKLLDFSGFPEPFLHGSPRFMSRWSQDYLDRVVREDIGALTRIIDREYLIDLYQLLPEMVGSPISVASLAGHIELSPMTIKNHLRRMEDFYLLFRLPPYSKNIKRSLLKAPKVYLFDWTRVRDPGLRFENWMACELLSLTRSWEEGTGIPFRLHFVRTKDRQETDFLILRQNKPWLLIESKRSDGPVAPHHLGTQAQLGGIPFVQVCRQEGVASLAGKNAYRISATRFFSKL